In the Mycolicibacter sp. MU0102 genome, one interval contains:
- a CDS encoding DegV family protein, translated as MSVVVITDSSACLPLEARDRWGIRTVPLHILLEGADLRDGVDDVPADIYARERVTTSGAGPEELAEVYRNALDYSAGAGVVAVHISSALSGTFGTAEQVAGQIGPGVRVIDSKSAAMGTGFAVLAAARAAAGGADLQGVAAAADAAVQRAHAYMVVQRLDNLRRSGRIGSAAAWLGTALSLKPLLAVEEGKLVLAQRIRTVSKAVASMIDRVCDVVGDRSAALAVHHVANPQGAQEVAGALAERLPVCEPAVITSLCPTLALHVGAGAVAVCVDVDPGGG; from the coding sequence ATGAGCGTTGTCGTCATCACGGATTCGTCGGCGTGCCTGCCGCTTGAGGCGCGTGACCGCTGGGGGATTCGCACGGTACCGCTGCACATCCTGCTCGAGGGAGCCGATCTGCGCGACGGCGTCGACGACGTGCCCGCGGACATCTATGCGCGCGAGCGCGTCACCACCTCCGGGGCGGGCCCGGAGGAACTGGCTGAGGTCTACCGGAATGCGCTTGACTACAGCGCGGGCGCTGGGGTGGTGGCGGTGCACATCTCCTCGGCGCTGTCCGGGACGTTCGGCACCGCCGAACAGGTAGCCGGTCAGATCGGGCCCGGCGTGCGGGTGATCGACTCGAAGTCGGCGGCGATGGGCACCGGGTTCGCGGTCTTGGCCGCGGCACGAGCGGCCGCCGGTGGCGCCGACTTGCAAGGCGTTGCGGCCGCGGCGGACGCCGCCGTGCAACGTGCTCACGCCTACATGGTGGTGCAGCGGCTGGACAATCTGCGGCGCAGCGGCCGGATCGGCAGCGCGGCGGCCTGGCTGGGCACCGCGTTGTCGCTGAAGCCGCTGCTGGCGGTGGAGGAGGGAAAGCTCGTTCTGGCCCAACGCATCCGCACCGTCAGCAAGGCTGTGGCGTCGATGATCGACCGGGTCTGTGATGTGGTCGGAGATCGCTCAGCGGCGCTGGCGGTGCATCACGTGGCCAATCCACAGGGGGCCCAAGAGGTGGCCGGCGCTCTTGCGGAGCGGTTGCCGGTCTGTGAACCCGCGGTGATCACCAGCCTGTGCCCGACGTTGGCCCTGCATGTGGGGGCCGGCGCGGTCGCGGTGTGCGTCGATGTCGACCCGGGTGGGGGCTGA
- a CDS encoding PepSY domain-containing protein has product MHALGKVVRFGAVVIVAALALAGCSGKGASGASSQESSAPGASWTRPDAPPDPLTLLRAGDLAVAQVPDSVLIFIESQTSDAGTWKAMVVTRDGTEHQVKIASDGVSVLVGPSATDDSDADKAKRRANVDGTHLDYRSAVERVLRAVPNSSITELSLLDMNGTVVWEADVWDDKLAERDVTVDAATGAVTANRQV; this is encoded by the coding sequence ATGCACGCTCTGGGAAAAGTCGTCCGATTCGGTGCGGTGGTCATCGTGGCAGCGTTGGCGCTGGCCGGGTGCAGCGGCAAAGGCGCGTCGGGCGCGTCCTCGCAGGAGTCGTCGGCCCCTGGGGCGTCGTGGACTCGCCCCGACGCACCGCCCGATCCGCTCACTCTGCTTCGCGCCGGTGACCTGGCGGTCGCGCAGGTGCCCGACAGCGTGTTGATCTTCATCGAGAGTCAGACCAGCGACGCCGGTACCTGGAAAGCCATGGTGGTCACTCGCGACGGCACCGAACACCAGGTCAAGATCGCCTCTGACGGGGTGTCCGTGCTGGTCGGCCCCTCCGCGACCGACGACAGCGACGCCGACAAGGCCAAGCGGCGCGCCAATGTGGACGGCACCCATCTGGACTACCGCAGCGCCGTTGAGCGCGTCCTGCGGGCAGTGCCCAACAGTTCGATCACCGAGCTGAGCCTGCTCGACATGAATGGCACGGTCGTCTGGGAGGCCGACGTGTGGGACGACAAACTGGCCGAGCGTGACGTCACCGTCGACGCGGCGACGGGGGCGGTCACCGCCAACCGGCAGGTCTGA
- a CDS encoding RND family transporter has protein sequence MIKRIKEQLDSGQDPHVKRPFFAHMLRIFAVPIIIVWIVFTVLVNVLVPQLEVISEEHSAPLAPVDAPSMIASQLVGENFREYKSNSTVMMVVVGEEELGEAAHHYYDEIVAKLVADTDHVEHAQDFWRDRLTAAGVQSSDAKAAYIMLNLVGNQGMTEANDSVVAVRQAIDDTPAPPGVQAYVAGPAALTADLREIGDSSLVKITLFTIAAIAIMLLIVFRSVSAMLTQLFLTLLELICARGVVAVLGFNNVMGLTTFAVNIMVMLAIAAGTDYGIFLIGRYREARLVGEDRVNAYYTTVRSVTPVVLGSGLTIAGASAMLYFTRLPYFHTMGIPVSVGMLVVVGAALTLGPAMLVVVTSFGLLEPKKAKPGGFWRRAGVSVVRWPGPIAVASLAIIMIGLVALPGFKPGYDDRKYLPQETPVNVAYAAAEKHFSAARMAPDITMVESDHDMRNPADMLVLDRVAKNIMRVVGIAMIQDITRPLGIPLQHSSIPFQLSVSNQLMIQNMKSLKDRIKDIDTISQQLDKDIELLIQMYGYLQEVDRTFDDTAEVTRNTVDVSDRIRDHLAEFDDQFRPLRSYFYWEPHCFDIPMCNALRNTFDATDGIDQLAEQLHYLSDDITKTARLLPQAVELLPAVVDTMRIMRGLVLTVHSTFSAFIDQMEDMSNTQIMMGQSFDDSKNDDYFYLPAEAFDNKDFQTGLRLFMSPDGKSARFFVTHQTYPATAEGIKRVEPERIAAQEALKQSSLADAKVYIGGMAALYEDMQNGAKYDLMIAIVASLTLIFLIMMMITRSLVAAAVILGTASSSIAASFGISVLIWQHIFGQHIYWVTLVLAVIVLLAVGSDYNLLLVSRFEEEIHAGLKTGYIRAMAGSGGVVTSAGMVFAATMGIMFFSDLKAIGMYGTTVAIGLLLDTFVVRAFFMPSIATLLGKWFWWPQVVRPWGPNKNIRGIAAHTPHEESTDTDRFAAPTQ, from the coding sequence ATGATCAAGCGGATCAAGGAGCAGCTGGACAGCGGTCAGGATCCACACGTCAAGCGGCCATTCTTCGCGCACATGCTGCGTATCTTCGCGGTGCCGATCATCATCGTCTGGATCGTGTTCACGGTGCTGGTGAATGTCCTTGTCCCCCAGCTGGAAGTCATCTCCGAGGAGCACTCCGCGCCGCTGGCGCCCGTCGATGCGCCGTCGATGATCGCCAGCCAGCTGGTGGGCGAGAACTTTCGGGAATACAAGTCCAACAGCACCGTGATGATGGTGGTGGTCGGCGAGGAAGAACTCGGCGAAGCCGCCCACCATTACTACGACGAAATCGTCGCGAAGCTGGTCGCCGACACAGACCATGTCGAGCACGCCCAAGACTTCTGGCGTGACCGGCTGACCGCGGCGGGTGTGCAGAGCTCCGACGCCAAAGCCGCCTACATCATGCTCAACCTGGTAGGCAACCAGGGCATGACCGAGGCCAACGACTCGGTTGTCGCAGTCCGCCAGGCCATCGATGACACGCCCGCGCCGCCCGGAGTCCAGGCTTATGTCGCGGGGCCGGCCGCGCTGACCGCTGATCTACGCGAGATCGGCGACTCCAGTCTGGTCAAGATCACGCTGTTCACCATCGCCGCGATCGCGATCATGCTGCTGATCGTCTTCAGGTCGGTGTCGGCAATGTTGACCCAGCTGTTTCTGACCCTGCTCGAGCTGATCTGCGCCCGCGGCGTCGTCGCGGTCCTGGGCTTCAACAACGTCATGGGCCTGACCACGTTCGCGGTCAACATCATGGTGATGCTCGCGATCGCCGCGGGCACGGACTACGGCATCTTTCTCATCGGCCGGTACCGGGAAGCCCGGTTGGTCGGCGAGGACCGGGTCAACGCGTACTACACCACTGTTCGCAGCGTCACCCCGGTGGTGCTGGGTTCGGGTCTGACCATCGCCGGGGCGTCGGCGATGTTGTACTTCACCCGCTTGCCCTACTTCCACACCATGGGCATTCCGGTCTCCGTGGGCATGCTCGTGGTGGTCGGCGCCGCGCTCACCCTGGGACCGGCCATGCTGGTGGTGGTCACCAGCTTCGGTCTGCTCGAACCCAAAAAGGCTAAGCCGGGCGGGTTCTGGCGCCGGGCCGGTGTGTCGGTGGTGCGCTGGCCCGGGCCGATCGCCGTGGCCAGCCTGGCCATCATCATGATCGGTCTGGTCGCCCTGCCGGGGTTCAAACCGGGTTACGACGACCGCAAGTATCTGCCACAGGAAACCCCGGTCAACGTGGCGTACGCCGCGGCGGAGAAACATTTCTCGGCGGCCCGGATGGCGCCAGACATCACCATGGTCGAATCCGACCACGATATGCGCAATCCCGCCGACATGCTGGTGCTGGACCGAGTCGCCAAGAACATCATGCGGGTCGTCGGGATCGCGATGATCCAGGACATCACCCGTCCGCTGGGAATTCCGCTGCAGCACAGCTCGATACCGTTCCAACTCAGCGTCTCCAACCAGCTGATGATTCAGAACATGAAGTCGCTCAAGGACCGGATCAAGGACATCGACACCATCTCGCAGCAACTCGACAAGGACATCGAGTTGCTGATCCAGATGTACGGATACCTCCAGGAGGTCGACCGGACGTTCGACGACACGGCCGAGGTCACCCGAAACACCGTGGACGTCTCCGACCGGATCCGCGACCACCTCGCCGAATTCGACGATCAGTTCCGCCCGCTGCGCAGCTACTTTTACTGGGAACCGCACTGCTTCGACATCCCGATGTGCAACGCGCTGCGCAACACCTTCGACGCCACCGATGGCATCGACCAACTCGCCGAGCAGCTGCACTACCTGTCCGACGACATCACCAAGACAGCGCGCCTGCTGCCGCAGGCGGTCGAACTGCTGCCGGCCGTGGTCGACACCATGCGAATCATGCGCGGGCTGGTGCTGACGGTGCACTCCACGTTCTCGGCGTTCATCGATCAGATGGAGGACATGAGCAACACCCAGATCATGATGGGCCAAAGCTTCGACGACTCCAAGAACGACGACTACTTCTATCTACCCGCAGAAGCGTTCGACAACAAAGACTTCCAAACCGGTCTTCGGCTGTTCATGTCACCGGACGGCAAATCGGCGCGGTTCTTCGTCACGCACCAGACCTATCCGGCGACCGCGGAAGGAATCAAACGCGTTGAGCCGGAGCGGATCGCGGCGCAGGAGGCCCTGAAACAATCGTCATTGGCGGACGCCAAGGTCTACATCGGCGGCATGGCCGCTCTCTACGAAGACATGCAGAATGGCGCCAAGTACGACCTGATGATCGCGATCGTGGCGTCGCTGACGTTGATCTTCTTGATCATGATGATGATCACCCGAAGCCTGGTGGCCGCAGCGGTCATCCTCGGCACCGCATCCAGTTCTATCGCCGCCTCGTTCGGCATCTCGGTGTTGATCTGGCAGCATATTTTCGGCCAGCACATCTATTGGGTGACGCTGGTGCTGGCGGTGATCGTGTTGCTGGCCGTCGGCTCGGACTACAACCTGTTGCTGGTCTCCCGTTTCGAGGAGGAGATACACGCCGGGCTCAAGACCGGCTATATCCGGGCGATGGCGGGCAGCGGCGGCGTGGTGACCTCGGCCGGCATGGTGTTCGCCGCCACCATGGGCATCATGTTCTTCAGCGATCTCAAGGCCATCGGTATGTATGGCACCACCGTGGCAATCGGGCTGCTGCTGGACACCTTCGTGGTCCGAGCGTTCTTCATGCCGTCGATCGCGACGTTGTTGGGTAAGTGGTTCTGGTGGCCGCAGGTGGTCCGGCCGTGGGGTCCCAACAAGAACATTCGCGGGATCGCAGCACACACGCCGCATGAAGAGTCCACCGACACCGACAGATTCGCAGCCCCCACGCAGTAG
- the octT gene encoding diglucosylglycerate octanoyltransferase, which yields MSSESRTPAQARPTLLVFADSLSYYGPTGGLPADDPRIWPNIVASELDWDVELIGRIGWTSRDVWWASTQDPRAWAALPRAGAVVFATSGMDSLPSVWPTALRELIRYVRPAWLRRWVRDGYGWLQPRFSPVARAALPPHLTVEYLEMTRGAIDFNRPGIPIVASLPSVHIADTYGRAHQGREPTVRAITAWSREHDVPLVDLKAAVGDEVMSGRANPDGIHWNFEAHRAVADLMLKALSEAGVPGPLG from the coding sequence ATGTCCTCTGAATCGCGGACGCCCGCGCAAGCCCGTCCCACGCTGCTGGTCTTCGCTGACTCGCTGTCCTACTACGGGCCCACCGGCGGGCTGCCTGCCGATGATCCACGGATCTGGCCGAACATCGTTGCCAGCGAGCTGGACTGGGATGTCGAACTGATCGGTCGGATCGGCTGGACCAGCCGAGACGTCTGGTGGGCGTCCACCCAGGACCCGCGGGCGTGGGCGGCATTGCCGCGGGCCGGTGCGGTCGTCTTCGCCACCAGTGGGATGGACTCACTGCCCTCGGTGTGGCCGACGGCCTTGCGTGAATTGATCCGTTATGTGCGGCCGGCCTGGTTGCGGCGTTGGGTCCGAGACGGCTACGGCTGGCTGCAGCCCCGGTTCTCGCCGGTGGCGCGGGCGGCCCTACCGCCGCATCTCACCGTGGAATATCTTGAGATGACCAGGGGCGCAATCGATTTCAACCGACCAGGTATTCCCATTGTGGCTTCACTGCCGTCGGTGCACATCGCCGACACCTACGGCCGCGCTCACCAGGGCCGGGAACCCACGGTGCGCGCCATCACCGCCTGGTCGCGGGAACACGATGTTCCCCTGGTGGACCTGAAGGCCGCGGTGGGCGATGAGGTTATGAGCGGGCGGGCAAACCCCGACGGCATCCATTGGAACTTCGAAGCGCACCGGGCGGTCGCCGACCTGATGCTTAAGGCCCTGAGTGAGGCCGGCGTCCCCGGCCCGTTGGGGTGA
- a CDS encoding MmpS family transport accessory protein, with translation MGRISVAGILKRHWIPLVFIVVIAISSVIVTRLHKVFASEDLNPHAGAGIEIVQFNPKSVAYEAFGPPGTTADINYWDAEANVHQLTGVPLPWTYTVVTVLPAVMANMIVQGNTGEIGCRIKIDDRLLDERRATGLNAQTFCLVKSG, from the coding sequence ATGGGGAGAATCTCGGTCGCCGGCATACTCAAACGGCATTGGATTCCGCTGGTCTTCATCGTGGTCATCGCGATCTCGAGTGTGATCGTCACCCGGCTGCACAAGGTGTTCGCCTCCGAAGACCTCAATCCGCACGCCGGCGCCGGTATCGAAATCGTCCAGTTCAACCCGAAATCGGTCGCCTACGAGGCCTTCGGGCCGCCGGGCACCACCGCCGACATCAACTATTGGGACGCCGAGGCCAACGTCCATCAGCTCACAGGCGTGCCGCTGCCGTGGACCTACACGGTGGTCACCGTGCTGCCGGCCGTCATGGCCAACATGATCGTTCAGGGCAACACCGGTGAGATCGGCTGCCGAATCAAGATCGACGACCGGCTGCTCGACGAACGCCGTGCCACCGGCCTCAACGCCCAGACCTTCTGCCTGGTGAAGTCCGGATGA
- the gpgP gene encoding glucosyl-3-phosphoglycerate phosphatase, which translates to MRVRRLILLRHGQTEFNAGSRMQGQLDTVLSDLGRAQAEAAAEVLRKRHPLLIVSSDLWRAYDTATVLAEHNGLQVRVDTRLRETHLGDWQGLTHEEVDAAAPGARLAWRDDARWAPHGGESRIDVAERSVPLVRELVAGEPDWGRADHADQPVVLVAHGGLIAALTAALLRLPVENWPVLGGMANASWTQLSGYSDGPDSNADSDQDDFAGVRWRLDVWNASAQVASDVL; encoded by the coding sequence GTGAGGGTCCGCCGGCTGATCCTGCTGCGACACGGCCAGACCGAGTTCAACGCCGGCAGTCGGATGCAGGGCCAGCTGGACACCGTTCTGAGCGACCTGGGCCGGGCGCAGGCGGAGGCGGCGGCGGAGGTACTGCGCAAACGGCATCCGCTGCTGATCGTTTCCTCGGATCTGTGGCGAGCCTACGACACCGCCACCGTGCTGGCCGAGCACAACGGGTTGCAGGTCCGGGTGGACACCCGACTGCGGGAAACCCACCTGGGTGACTGGCAGGGGCTGACCCACGAAGAGGTCGACGCCGCCGCACCGGGCGCCCGGTTGGCTTGGCGGGACGACGCCCGATGGGCACCGCACGGCGGGGAGAGCCGCATCGACGTGGCCGAGCGCAGCGTTCCGTTGGTGCGCGAGCTGGTGGCCGGGGAGCCGGACTGGGGCCGAGCCGATCACGCGGATCAGCCGGTGGTGCTGGTCGCTCACGGCGGCCTGATCGCCGCTCTGACCGCGGCCTTGCTGCGGCTGCCGGTGGAGAACTGGCCGGTGCTGGGTGGGATGGCCAACGCCAGCTGGACCCAGCTCAGCGGATACTCTGACGGTCCGGATTCCAACGCGGATTCAGACCAGGACGACTTCGCCGGTGTGCGGTGGCGTCTCGACGTCTGGAACGCCTCAGCACAGGTGGCGAGCGATGTCCTCTGA